The following are encoded in a window of Paenibacillaceae bacterium GAS479 genomic DNA:
- a CDS encoding heat-inducible transcription repressor HrcA, producing MLTERQQLILGAIINDYIRSAEPVGSRSISKRGDVSFSPATIRNEMADLEELGFLEQPHTSAGRVPSTRGYRYFVDHLMKQEAATESELLAIRSFLSSQMMEAEQVIQHAAMIISNLTNYTSIVLGPDSVNQALKHFQLVPLGGDKAVAIVVTNTGHVENRTVTIPQDLDMSDIEQAVRFLNEKLSGVPLTRLKSRLFSEAGEEMGRYADQCEGLLRLIEQALTPESDSRLFMSGTTNILTQPEFKDVDKVKTIFSLLEETPALLRLFSAMPSGLQVRIGTENDHEAIASCSLITASYTIDGQQLGTIGILGPTRMDYGRVISLLGVFGSNLKLLRPGH from the coding sequence ATGTTGACAGAAAGGCAGCAGCTTATTCTTGGCGCAATCATCAATGATTATATCCGTTCTGCCGAACCTGTAGGTTCCCGGAGCATATCCAAGCGGGGAGATGTGTCCTTCAGTCCCGCTACTATTCGCAATGAAATGGCGGATCTGGAGGAGCTAGGCTTCCTCGAGCAGCCTCATACTTCAGCAGGCAGAGTACCGTCTACGAGGGGCTATCGATATTTTGTCGATCATCTAATGAAGCAAGAAGCTGCGACAGAGAGTGAGCTTTTAGCGATTCGCTCCTTTCTTTCGAGCCAGATGATGGAAGCGGAGCAGGTCATCCAGCATGCAGCAATGATTATTTCCAACCTGACCAACTACACCTCGATTGTACTGGGGCCAGACTCCGTCAATCAGGCGTTGAAGCATTTTCAGCTTGTGCCGCTTGGCGGAGACAAAGCTGTGGCAATCGTGGTCACCAACACGGGTCATGTCGAGAATCGCACAGTCACGATCCCGCAGGATCTGGATATGAGCGATATCGAGCAGGCGGTGCGTTTTCTTAATGAGAAGCTGAGCGGGGTGCCGCTAACGCGTCTCAAGTCTCGTCTCTTCTCTGAGGCTGGCGAAGAGATGGGCCGGTATGCGGATCAATGCGAGGGACTGCTGAGACTGATTGAGCAGGCGCTGACGCCGGAGAGCGACAGTAGACTGTTCATGTCGGGGACGACGAACATTTTAACTCAGCCGGAATTCAAGGACGTAGACAAGGTTAAGACCATCTTCAGCTTACTGGAGGAAACGCCGGCGCTGTTGCGCCTGTTCTCCGCTATGCCGTCAGGGCTGCAGGTGAGAATCGGCACAGAGAACGACCATGAAGCGATTGCTAGCTGCAGCCTCATTACGGCTTCATATACGATTGATGGCCAGCAATTGGGCACGATCGGTATTCTGGGGCCGACAAGGATGGATTACGGACGGGTTATTAGCCTGCTCGGTGTGTTCGGCAGCAACCTCAAGTTGCTGCGTCCCGGACATTGA
- a CDS encoding molecular chaperone GrpE, protein MDFKKNTIDEQNQHTEAEDILSPDPETVDQATAAASGEPLEAAQDASQSVDSEDQASETEEDPRYAELVRQAEDNQQRFLRAQADFDNFRRRTQKEKEELGQYASSKLLTQLLPIVDNFERAMAAASGTGDSESLAKGVDMIFRQLQGVLEQEGLKAMETVGQSFNPEFHQAVMSVESDEHEEGTVVEELQKGYTLKDKVLRPAMVKVSG, encoded by the coding sequence TTGGACTTCAAAAAGAATACGATAGATGAGCAGAACCAACACACGGAAGCGGAGGATATTCTCTCCCCGGATCCGGAAACAGTCGATCAGGCTACTGCTGCCGCAAGCGGCGAGCCGTTAGAAGCGGCACAAGACGCGTCTCAGAGCGTCGACAGCGAAGATCAGGCATCAGAAACCGAGGAAGATCCGCGTTATGCGGAGCTGGTCCGTCAGGCTGAAGATAATCAGCAGCGCTTTTTACGCGCGCAAGCGGATTTTGATAACTTCCGTCGCCGCACCCAAAAGGAAAAAGAAGAGCTGGGCCAATACGCTTCCTCGAAGCTGCTGACCCAATTACTGCCGATCGTTGACAACTTTGAGCGTGCGATGGCTGCCGCTTCTGGTACCGGCGATTCTGAATCGCTCGCCAAGGGCGTTGACATGATCTTCCGCCAATTGCAAGGTGTGCTGGAGCAGGAAGGGCTGAAGGCGATGGAAACGGTCGGTCAATCCTTCAATCCTGAATTCCATCAAGCGGTTATGTCGGTGGAGTCGGATGAGCATGAGGAAGGCACTGTCGTAGAAGAGCTTCAGAAGGGTTACACACTCAAAGACAAAGTGCTTCGTCCAGCAATGGTCAAAGTAAGCGGCTGA
- a CDS encoding iron complex transport system permease protein, with amino-acid sequence MKQFRPVRFERFPVSFVLHKKALTATIVLTVASIVAMLLSTSLGDMRIHPLDVLKVIFGGGTAEHQLVVETLRLPRIVAAFLVGTALAVSGAILQGIIRNPLASPDIIGITSGASLAAVLFISLLGNTISIVWLPVAAMIGAGCTAILVYILAWKKGVTAIRLVLVGIGINFLLGSAVKVILLKSPIYTASQAYVWLTGSVYGTDWGIVMLILPWVAIFIPLSLIFAKNVNILQLGDDMAAGAGSAIQRQRFTLLMISVALAGAAVSVGGAISFVGLIAPHITRKLVGSSFGGMLPISALIGGLIVVLADTIARTVFLPFDVPVGVFTAGVGAPFFIYLLYRNRHA; translated from the coding sequence ATGAAGCAATTCAGGCCGGTTCGTTTTGAACGTTTCCCCGTTTCATTTGTTCTCCATAAAAAAGCTCTGACGGCAACCATTGTCTTAACTGTAGCTAGTATCGTTGCTATGCTATTAAGTACCTCACTTGGAGATATGCGTATCCATCCTTTGGATGTGCTAAAGGTGATTTTTGGCGGCGGCACCGCGGAGCATCAACTGGTCGTTGAAACGCTTCGTTTACCGCGTATTGTAGCTGCTTTTCTCGTTGGTACTGCGCTCGCTGTTTCGGGGGCCATCCTGCAAGGAATTATTCGAAATCCGCTTGCATCGCCGGATATTATCGGTATCACCAGCGGAGCCTCGTTGGCGGCGGTTCTGTTCATCAGCTTGCTCGGAAATACGATCAGCATCGTCTGGCTGCCGGTAGCGGCAATGATCGGAGCTGGTTGCACCGCAATTCTCGTCTACATTCTCGCCTGGAAAAAGGGCGTAACCGCCATTCGGCTCGTGCTGGTGGGGATTGGCATTAATTTTTTATTAGGCTCAGCCGTGAAGGTTATTCTGCTTAAAAGTCCTATCTATACGGCCTCACAGGCGTATGTTTGGCTGACCGGATCTGTTTATGGCACGGATTGGGGAATCGTCATGCTCATCCTCCCATGGGTGGCCATCTTCATCCCTCTTTCCCTTATCTTTGCAAAAAATGTAAATATCCTTCAGCTTGGAGACGATATGGCTGCAGGTGCAGGAAGCGCCATCCAGCGCCAACGCTTCACCTTGCTTATGATAAGCGTCGCTCTGGCGGGCGCGGCAGTGTCGGTGGGCGGAGCCATTTCCTTTGTCGGGCTGATCGCTCCCCATATTACACGCAAGCTCGTTGGCTCTTCATTCGGCGGCATGCTGCCGATATCGGCCTTGATTGGCGGGCTGATCGTCGTTCTCGCGGATACGATCGCTCGGACGGTCTTTCTCCCCTTCGATGTTCCCGTTGGAGTGTTTACTGCCGGCGTCGGCGCTCCCTTTTTCATCTATCTGCTCTATCGCAACCGCCATGCCTAA
- a CDS encoding molecular chaperone DnaJ — protein sequence MAEKRDFYEVLELEKGASAEDIKKAYRKLARQYHPDVNKGADAESKFKEVKEAYDTLSDDQKRGVYDQYGHVDPNQFGGGGGFGQDAGGFGDIFDMFFGGGGGRRDPNAPQRGNDLQYTMTIEFKEAVFGKETEITIPRTENCDPCNGSGAKPGTKPENCSVCRGTGQQEVVQNTPFGRMVNRRACTNCSGTGKIIKDKCSNCHGAGKVKKQRRITVRIPAGVDEGAQIRLNGEGEGGTRGGPNGDLYIVLRVKSHEFFDRENDDIYCEVPLTFAQAALGDEIEIPTLTEKVKLKIPAGTQTSTYFRLKGKGVPKLRGYGNGDQHVKVTIVTPTSLTDEQKDLLRQFGGLGGSTSIGTDSEEHHESIFDRMKKAFRGD from the coding sequence TTGGCCGAGAAACGCGATTTTTACGAGGTGCTTGAGTTAGAAAAGGGTGCTTCGGCAGAGGATATCAAGAAGGCATACCGCAAGCTGGCCCGCCAGTATCATCCCGATGTCAACAAGGGAGCCGATGCGGAGAGCAAGTTCAAGGAAGTTAAGGAAGCATATGACACCTTGAGCGACGATCAGAAACGCGGCGTTTACGATCAGTACGGACATGTGGATCCGAACCAGTTCGGCGGGGGCGGAGGCTTTGGCCAGGACGCTGGAGGCTTTGGGGACATTTTTGATATGTTCTTTGGCGGCGGTGGTGGCCGGCGTGATCCTAATGCCCCGCAACGGGGCAATGATCTGCAATATACGATGACAATTGAGTTCAAGGAAGCGGTATTCGGCAAAGAGACCGAGATTACAATTCCGCGCACTGAGAACTGCGACCCTTGTAACGGTTCTGGCGCCAAACCAGGCACGAAACCGGAAAATTGCTCCGTCTGTCGGGGAACTGGACAGCAAGAAGTTGTACAGAACACGCCTTTCGGCCGTATGGTCAATCGTCGCGCTTGTACGAACTGCAGTGGTACGGGCAAGATCATCAAGGACAAGTGCAGCAATTGCCATGGCGCCGGCAAAGTCAAAAAGCAGCGTCGCATCACCGTGCGCATTCCAGCTGGTGTCGACGAAGGTGCTCAAATTCGCCTGAACGGCGAAGGCGAGGGCGGTACACGAGGCGGCCCGAACGGCGACTTGTACATCGTACTCCGCGTCAAGTCGCATGAGTTCTTCGACCGCGAAAACGACGATATCTACTGCGAGGTTCCGCTCACGTTTGCACAAGCCGCGCTTGGTGACGAGATCGAAATTCCAACGCTGACGGAAAAGGTCAAGCTGAAGATTCCTGCAGGCACGCAGACGAGCACGTATTTCCGCCTCAAAGGCAAAGGCGTGCCTAAGCTGCGCGGTTATGGCAACGGCGACCAGCATGTTAAAGTGACCATCGTCACTCCGACTTCGCTGACGGATGAGCAGAAGGATCTGCTCCGCCAGTTTGGCGGTCTCGGCGGCAGCACTTCTATCGGAACAGATTCCGAGGAGCATCACGAAAGCATTTTTGATCGGATGAAAAAGGCTTTCCGCGGCGACTGA
- a CDS encoding amino-acid N-acetyltransferase — MLVKEALCRQAKSGDVDTLYELIKGYAEKGIMLPRSKDVLLRQIDTFVIAEIDGGIVGCGSLTRLGQDLVEIRSLGISEGYKGCGIGSKLVEQLIQQAKEQRIPKIMALTYEVRFFERNGFSIVDKEIFPEKVWTDCVNCPKQHACDEIAVLRYI, encoded by the coding sequence ATGCTCGTGAAAGAAGCACTATGCCGCCAAGCGAAGAGCGGTGATGTTGATACTTTGTATGAGCTGATCAAGGGTTACGCGGAGAAAGGGATCATGCTGCCGAGGTCGAAGGACGTTCTCCTCCGGCAGATCGATACGTTCGTCATCGCCGAAATTGACGGGGGGATTGTCGGTTGCGGTTCCCTGACGCGGCTCGGGCAGGATTTGGTTGAGATCCGCTCGCTTGGCATTAGCGAAGGCTATAAGGGCTGCGGCATCGGCAGCAAGCTTGTAGAGCAGCTTATTCAGCAGGCCAAGGAGCAGCGTATTCCCAAGATCATGGCGCTTACGTATGAAGTTCGCTTTTTCGAGCGCAATGGATTTTCTATTGTGGATAAGGAGATTTTTCCGGAAAAGGTCTGGACCGACTGCGTTAACTGTCCCAAACAACATGCTTGCGACGAAATCGCCGTACTTCGATATATATGA
- a CDS encoding HEAT repeat-containing protein, with amino-acid sequence MKTNPNQEIPATEEVAIDPVVELKRAASRTSDWRARLNAAKELGALKAPQSAAILRRLLAEDPVYTVREEAYRQLTKLGEHAESPVRRDSVQVKGLPKIIVRIRKSLAQGHEYAEFKEKLKKMRLDVYDVLEGDKGDGFDAWLEEQWKASFERN; translated from the coding sequence TTGAAAACAAACCCTAATCAAGAAATACCCGCAACTGAAGAGGTTGCGATTGATCCTGTAGTCGAGCTGAAACGCGCGGCAAGCCGCACTTCCGACTGGCGTGCCAGACTGAACGCTGCTAAAGAGCTAGGTGCGCTCAAGGCGCCTCAGTCTGCCGCCATTCTGCGTCGCTTGCTCGCTGAAGATCCTGTGTACACGGTGCGTGAGGAAGCTTATCGTCAATTGACTAAGCTCGGTGAGCATGCTGAGTCTCCTGTCCGCAGGGACTCTGTCCAGGTGAAAGGACTGCCGAAGATCATCGTCCGCATCCGCAAGAGCCTGGCTCAAGGACATGAATATGCGGAGTTCAAAGAAAAGCTTAAAAAGATGAGGCTGGATGTATACGACGTGCTCGAAGGCGATAAAGGCGACGGATTCGACGCCTGGCTGGAAGAGCAGTGGAAAGCTTCGTTTGAAAGAAACTAA
- a CDS encoding molecular chaperone DnaK: MSKVIGIDLGTTNSCVAVMEGGEAVVIPNPEGNRTTPSVVGFKKDGERVVGETAKRQAITNPDRTIMSIKRHMGTNHKETIDSKDYTPQEISAIILQKLKSDAEAYLGQTVTQAVITVPAYFNDSQRQATKDAGKIAGLEVLRIVNEPTAAALAYGLEKSEDQTILVYDLGGGTFDVSILELGDGFFEVKATSGDNSLGGDDFDQVIIDHIVAEFKKEHGSDLSKDKAAVQRLKDAAEKAKKELSGVMTTTISLPFITMVDGVPQHLELNLTRAKFEELAAPLVERTLGPTRQALSDSGLSTSEITKVVLVGGSTRIPAVQEAIKKLTGKEPHKGVNPDEVVALGAAVQAGVLTGDVKDVVLLDVTPLSLGIETAGGVFTKMIERNTTIPTSKSQVFSTYADNQTSVEIHVLQGERSMARDNKTLGRFMLGDIPPAPRGIPQIEVSFDLDANGIVNVSALDKGTGKSQKITITSSSGLSDEEVERMMKDAELHAEEDRVRKDLVEAKNNADQLIYSVDKTVKDLGDKVDAGEIEKANTAKEALQTAIAGDDLEAIKKATDELTEIVQQLSVKLYEQAAQAEQGAAGGADEAGGNAGGRDNVVDADYEVVDDKK; the protein is encoded by the coding sequence ATGAGTAAAGTAATTGGCATTGACCTTGGAACGACCAACTCCTGCGTAGCAGTAATGGAGGGCGGCGAAGCTGTCGTTATTCCGAATCCGGAGGGCAACCGCACGACTCCTTCCGTTGTAGGCTTTAAGAAAGACGGAGAGCGCGTTGTAGGCGAGACGGCGAAGCGTCAAGCTATCACAAATCCAGATCGCACGATCATGTCGATCAAGCGCCATATGGGCACGAACCACAAAGAAACGATCGATAGCAAAGATTACACGCCACAAGAAATTTCCGCCATTATCCTGCAAAAGCTGAAATCCGACGCTGAGGCTTACCTTGGCCAAACGGTAACTCAAGCGGTTATTACCGTTCCGGCTTACTTCAATGACTCCCAGCGTCAAGCAACGAAGGATGCAGGTAAAATCGCAGGTCTTGAAGTGCTGCGTATCGTCAACGAGCCGACGGCAGCCGCTCTTGCTTACGGTCTGGAGAAATCCGAAGATCAAACGATTCTGGTCTATGACCTTGGCGGCGGCACGTTCGACGTCTCCATCCTGGAGCTCGGCGACGGCTTCTTCGAAGTTAAAGCGACGAGCGGTGATAACAGCCTTGGCGGCGATGACTTCGACCAAGTTATCATCGACCATATCGTAGCTGAGTTCAAGAAGGAGCATGGCTCCGATCTGTCCAAGGACAAAGCTGCTGTACAACGTCTGAAAGACGCGGCTGAGAAAGCCAAAAAAGAGCTGTCCGGCGTTATGACAACGACGATCAGCCTGCCGTTCATCACGATGGTTGACGGAGTGCCTCAGCATTTGGAGCTTAACCTGACTCGCGCCAAATTCGAAGAGCTGGCTGCTCCGCTCGTAGAGCGCACACTCGGCCCAACGCGCCAGGCGCTCAGCGATTCCGGCCTGTCCACAAGCGAAATCACAAAAGTTGTTCTCGTTGGCGGCTCCACCCGTATTCCTGCCGTACAGGAAGCGATCAAAAAGCTGACCGGCAAAGAGCCGCATAAAGGCGTTAATCCGGATGAAGTCGTTGCTCTCGGCGCTGCTGTGCAAGCCGGAGTTCTGACTGGCGATGTTAAGGACGTTGTCCTGCTCGACGTAACTCCGTTGTCCCTCGGTATTGAGACAGCTGGCGGCGTGTTCACTAAAATGATCGAGCGCAATACGACGATTCCTACGAGCAAATCGCAAGTATTCTCGACGTATGCAGACAACCAAACAAGCGTAGAGATCCACGTGCTGCAGGGCGAACGCTCGATGGCTCGCGACAACAAAACGCTGGGACGCTTCATGCTGGGAGACATTCCTCCGGCACCACGCGGTATCCCGCAAATCGAAGTGTCGTTCGACCTTGACGCCAACGGTATCGTTAACGTTAGCGCTCTGGACAAAGGCACCGGCAAAAGCCAAAAAATTACGATCACATCGTCCAGCGGTCTCAGCGACGAGGAAGTTGAGCGCATGATGAAGGACGCTGAGTTGCATGCTGAGGAAGACCGCGTTCGCAAGGATCTCGTCGAGGCGAAAAACAATGCTGACCAGTTGATCTACTCCGTTGATAAAACGGTGAAAGATCTGGGCGACAAAGTAGACGCAGGCGAGATTGAAAAAGCGAACACAGCGAAGGAAGCTCTGCAAACTGCCATTGCTGGTGATGATCTGGAAGCGATCAAAAAAGCAACTGACGAGCTGACCGAAATCGTACAGCAGCTGTCCGTTAAGCTTTATGAGCAAGCAGCTCAAGCTGAGCAGGGCGCAGCTGGCGGTGCTGACGAAGCCGGTGGCAACGCGGGCGGACGCGACAATGTTGTAGATGCCGACTACGAAGTCGTGGACGATAAGAAGTAA
- a CDS encoding oxygen-independent coproporphyrinogen-3 oxidase, translating to MVQHAPRALYIHIPFCTNKCHYCDFNSYILKGQPVDDYLTALEKEMELTLAQTPAERIDTVFVGGGTPTVLTPPQMERFLAAVRKHWPLHEGTEFTMEANPGTTDPDKLAVMFAGGVNRLSFGVQSFDNGLLERIGRIHNVDDVYRSLENARAAGFTNMSIDLMFGLPKQTVAMLSDSVDKALALNLPHYSLYSLKVEENTLFHHMYERNELPLPTEDEDLEMYLHLIGRLQEAGYEHYEISNFAKPGYESKHNSTYWRNEPYYGLGAGAHGYLERHRHVNIKGVQAYIDSALQQLPRLSGETLSEAEAMEDFMMVGLRLMDGVRCADFERQFPGYTIEDVFGEQLEPLLQEGLLFRLDEGEHGLLPGGTPLRPGRGYRLTPQGVLLGNEVFGAFIGVLDKAVIS from the coding sequence ATGGTGCAGCACGCGCCTAGAGCGCTTTACATTCATATCCCGTTTTGCACGAATAAGTGCCACTACTGCGACTTCAATTCCTATATTCTCAAAGGCCAGCCGGTAGATGATTATCTCACCGCCCTTGAGAAGGAGATGGAGCTTACGCTGGCTCAAACTCCTGCAGAGCGCATTGATACTGTATTCGTAGGTGGAGGAACACCTACGGTACTCACACCGCCGCAAATGGAGCGATTCTTGGCAGCAGTGAGGAAGCATTGGCCTCTGCATGAGGGAACCGAGTTCACGATGGAAGCCAATCCGGGTACTACCGATCCCGATAAGCTGGCGGTCATGTTTGCTGGCGGCGTCAATCGGCTGAGCTTCGGCGTCCAGTCGTTCGACAACGGGCTGCTGGAGCGTATCGGCCGTATCCATAATGTAGATGATGTTTATCGCAGTTTGGAAAACGCGCGGGCTGCCGGTTTTACGAATATGTCGATTGACTTGATGTTCGGCCTGCCCAAGCAGACTGTAGCCATGTTGTCCGACAGCGTCGACAAGGCGCTTGCACTGAATCTGCCGCATTACTCGCTCTACAGCCTCAAGGTGGAGGAGAACACTTTGTTCCACCATATGTACGAACGCAATGAGCTCCCCCTGCCAACGGAAGACGAGGACCTGGAGATGTATCTGCATCTCATCGGCCGTCTCCAGGAAGCGGGGTACGAGCATTATGAGATCAGCAACTTTGCGAAGCCTGGTTATGAGAGCAAACATAACTCTACCTACTGGCGTAACGAGCCTTATTACGGTCTCGGCGCCGGTGCGCATGGTTATCTGGAACGCCATCGCCATGTGAACATCAAAGGCGTACAGGCTTATATTGATTCCGCGCTGCAGCAGCTGCCCCGTCTCTCGGGAGAGACGCTCAGCGAGGCGGAGGCGATGGAGGATTTCATGATGGTAGGCCTGCGGCTTATGGATGGGGTGCGTTGCGCTGACTTCGAGCGTCAGTTCCCGGGCTATACGATCGAGGATGTCTTCGGCGAACAGCTGGAGCCGCTGCTCCAGGAGGGGCTGTTGTTCCGACTGGACGAAGGCGAGCACGGTCTGCTGCCGGGAGGTACGCCGCTGCGTCCTGGTCGTGGTTATCGTTTGACGCCGCAAGGTGTGTTGCTTGGCAATGAAGTATTCGGGGCGTTCATCGGCGTTCTGGATAAAGCAGTTATTTCTTAG
- a CDS encoding iron complex transport system permease protein, whose product MQSLSLSNTSKGIGLAVGLLLLIACIFISMAYGTTPIRLSDVFYSFTRYDENSDAHIIVQTSRVPRAFIAAAVGACLAVCGTLIQGLTRNPLADPNILGINFGASCFIVFAVTVLSISSLPVLTAISFLGAALGAAAVYALGSLGRDGLTPLKIILAGAALGALFSSFTQGLLVLNEQGLNDVIFWLTGSVAGRSFEMLQAVLPIMAIGWIGAFAVARHMNVLTMGEDTAQGLGQRTVAVKLIVGLIIVALAGSSVAIAGPVGFIGLIIPAFARFFSGSDYRWMIPYSAVLGAILVLLADIAARFVIQPEELPVGVMTAIIGIPAFILIARKGGLKS is encoded by the coding sequence ATGCAAAGCTTATCCCTATCTAATACGTCAAAAGGCATAGGTCTGGCTGTCGGATTGCTCCTCCTTATCGCATGCATATTCATAAGCATGGCCTATGGAACGACACCGATCCGCTTGTCTGATGTGTTCTACTCCTTTACCCGCTACGATGAAAACTCAGATGCTCATATTATCGTGCAAACATCGCGAGTTCCAAGAGCCTTCATTGCGGCTGCAGTTGGAGCTTGTCTTGCCGTATGTGGCACTCTTATTCAAGGACTGACGAGGAACCCACTCGCCGATCCCAATATTCTAGGCATTAATTTCGGTGCTTCCTGTTTTATCGTTTTTGCTGTAACCGTGCTGTCCATCTCATCTCTTCCGGTATTGACCGCAATTTCCTTTCTTGGCGCAGCACTCGGTGCCGCCGCAGTATATGCACTTGGCTCGCTTGGTAGAGACGGCTTGACGCCATTAAAAATCATTTTAGCCGGGGCCGCGTTAGGAGCCCTCTTCTCCTCGTTCACGCAAGGACTTCTTGTACTCAATGAGCAAGGGCTGAATGATGTCATCTTCTGGCTTACTGGCTCTGTCGCCGGAAGATCTTTCGAAATGCTGCAAGCGGTATTGCCAATTATGGCAATTGGATGGATCGGCGCATTCGCCGTTGCTCGTCACATGAATGTGCTGACAATGGGAGAAGACACCGCACAAGGTCTTGGCCAACGAACCGTTGCCGTTAAGCTGATTGTAGGCCTGATTATTGTCGCACTTGCTGGAAGCTCCGTCGCCATTGCAGGCCCAGTTGGATTCATCGGCTTGATTATTCCTGCTTTTGCACGCTTCTTCTCGGGAAGCGACTATCGTTGGATGATTCCCTACAGCGCCGTGCTTGGCGCAATTCTCGTTCTGCTCGCAGATATTGCAGCACGCTTTGTCATTCAACCGGAGGAACTTCCTGTAGGCGTCATGACCGCGATTATTGGTATTCCCGCCTTTATTCTCATCGCTCGCAAAGGGGGGCTTAAATCATGA